From the genome of Candidatus Saccharimonadales bacterium, one region includes:
- a CDS encoding LemA family protein encodes MSLINVATAKGITKMMAVWIILGVVVLLGLFLWMTYNGLVTLKIRVDEAWSDITIQLKRRLDLIPNLINSVKGYAAHESGVFEKVTEARANTLNAKGVKETAVAENEFEGALKSLFAVAESYPDLKANQNFLQLQQELVDTEDKIQASRRFYNSGVRDLNTKIQVFPNNLFAGMLGFKQREFFEVEDMASVEKPVEVKF; translated from the coding sequence ATGTCACTAATCAATGTAGCTACAGCAAAGGGGATAACGAAAATGATGGCAGTATGGATTATTTTAGGGGTGGTCGTGCTCTTGGGTTTGTTCTTATGGATGACCTACAACGGGCTCGTTACGCTCAAGATTCGTGTCGATGAAGCGTGGAGCGATATCACTATTCAGCTGAAGCGCCGTCTTGATCTTATTCCAAACCTTATCAACAGTGTAAAGGGGTATGCCGCTCACGAATCAGGTGTTTTTGAAAAAGTAACCGAAGCCCGTGCCAATACTCTTAATGCAAAAGGTGTGAAAGAAACAGCAGTGGCCGAAAATGAGTTCGAAGGTGCTCTAAAAAGCCTGTTCGCTGTGGCAGAAAGCTACCCCGATCTTAAAGCCAACCAGAATTTCCTCCAACTACAGCAAGAGCTGGTTGATACGGAAGATAAAATCCAGGCGTCACGTCGGTTCTATAACAGTGGCGTTCGGGATTTAAATACTAAAATTCAGGTATTTCCAAATAACCTCTTCGCTGGTATGCTCGGTTTTAAGCAGCGAGAATTCTTTGAAGTTGAAGATATGGCCAGTGTTGAAAAACCTGTTGAAGTTAAATTTTAA
- the ligA gene encoding NAD-dependent DNA ligase LigA encodes MTMHHQPETRAKELRELLARYSYEYHVLDKPSVDDAVYDSLFGELKKLEAEHPELITSDSPTQRVGGELLGGFQKVQHSSRMLSLNDVFDRKEVEAWVQRMDKLLPGRQHEFFADIKMDGLACALIYQDGVLVQAVTRGDSFIGEDVTANVRTISNVPLRLRYDPQFKTFLKGRTEIRGEIVMLKKDFAALNKKRLERGEPEFANPRNLAAGTIRQLDPKLVAARPLHFRAYDLIRNTASDIPTNMFAYEALSALGLTRNKQASVFDNLDGVMKFVDEWDKKRGDLPFNTDGLVIKVNNRAQFAELGVVGKQPRAAVAYKYAAEQATTIVKDIVISIGRTGAATPVAVFDPVVVAGTTVQHASLHNADEIARLDVRVGDTVIIFKAGDIIPQVKSVVTELRPKGTHAVNYEALLKAQYPELEFDRPEGEAVYRVKGASGPLLLKRGLEHFASKGALDIDTLGEKNVVALVEAGFVADLADIYSLTKEQLLTLDRFAEISASKLISAIQDKKHPQLEKFIYGLGIRHVGAQTAVDLAKTFESIDGLQHASGDELEAIEGVGTVVAESILGWFADEDNILLLEKFKDLGVHPVYKKAAGKLVGQNFVVTGTLETMGRDEAADKIRQQGGTFQTSVAKDTTYLVAGGNVGASKLEKAKKYGTKIIDEQALLALLK; translated from the coding sequence ATGACGATGCATCACCAGCCTGAAACACGCGCAAAAGAACTTCGTGAATTACTGGCAAGATATAGTTATGAATACCATGTGCTCGATAAGCCATCGGTTGACGATGCGGTATATGATAGTTTGTTTGGTGAACTGAAGAAGCTGGAAGCCGAGCACCCCGAGCTCATTACTTCAGACAGCCCAACGCAACGCGTAGGTGGTGAGTTGCTTGGTGGTTTCCAAAAAGTGCAGCATTCAAGCCGCATGCTCAGCCTCAATGACGTGTTTGATCGTAAAGAGGTTGAGGCTTGGGTGCAGCGTATGGACAAACTGCTTCCTGGTCGCCAGCATGAATTTTTTGCAGATATCAAAATGGATGGACTTGCGTGTGCGCTTATCTACCAAGACGGTGTTTTAGTGCAAGCTGTAACACGTGGTGACAGTTTTATCGGAGAAGATGTCACGGCAAATGTCCGTACGATCAGCAACGTCCCGCTGCGATTGCGATATGACCCTCAATTTAAAACCTTCCTCAAAGGCCGCACAGAAATTCGCGGTGAAATCGTCATGCTCAAAAAAGATTTTGCTGCTCTGAATAAAAAACGCCTTGAACGTGGCGAGCCGGAGTTTGCGAACCCGCGTAATTTGGCTGCGGGAACGATTCGCCAGCTCGATCCAAAGCTTGTTGCCGCCCGCCCGCTCCATTTTAGGGCATATGACCTCATCAGAAATACAGCAAGTGATATTCCGACGAATATGTTTGCCTACGAAGCTCTCTCAGCACTCGGACTTACTCGTAATAAACAGGCGAGTGTGTTCGACAACCTGGACGGAGTAATGAAGTTTGTCGATGAATGGGACAAAAAACGTGGAGACCTGCCCTTCAATACTGATGGTCTTGTTATTAAAGTAAACAACCGCGCGCAGTTTGCCGAGCTTGGTGTTGTAGGTAAGCAGCCACGTGCCGCTGTGGCTTATAAATATGCCGCCGAACAGGCAACGACAATTGTAAAAGATATCGTCATTAGTATTGGCCGCACTGGGGCGGCAACCCCGGTAGCAGTGTTTGATCCCGTTGTGGTAGCGGGAACGACGGTGCAGCATGCCAGTCTTCATAACGCCGACGAGATAGCCAGGCTTGATGTTCGGGTTGGAGATACGGTGATTATCTTTAAAGCCGGTGATATTATTCCTCAGGTAAAGAGTGTCGTTACAGAGCTTCGACCAAAAGGGACCCACGCCGTAAACTACGAAGCCTTACTAAAAGCTCAATACCCAGAATTAGAGTTTGATCGACCGGAAGGTGAGGCGGTGTACCGGGTCAAAGGCGCGTCTGGCCCGTTATTATTAAAGCGAGGTCTCGAGCACTTTGCCTCAAAAGGCGCGCTTGATATCGATACGCTTGGTGAAAAGAATGTCGTGGCTTTGGTGGAGGCCGGATTTGTTGCTGATCTTGCCGATATTTATTCCCTGACCAAAGAACAATTACTGACACTGGATCGTTTTGCTGAAATATCGGCCTCGAAGCTTATCTCTGCTATTCAGGACAAGAAGCACCCTCAGCTTGAAAAGTTTATTTATGGGCTTGGTATTCGCCACGTAGGAGCGCAGACAGCTGTCGATCTTGCAAAAACATTCGAGTCGATTGATGGCTTACAGCATGCAAGTGGGGATGAGCTGGAGGCGATTGAAGGCGTGGGAACTGTCGTTGCAGAAAGTATCTTAGGGTGGTTTGCGGACGAAGATAATATCCTACTTTTGGAAAAATTCAAAGATCTTGGTGTTCATCCGGTATATAAAAAGGCAGCCGGTAAGCTTGTGGGTCAAAACTTTGTGGTTACAGGAACGCTAGAGACTATGGGGCGCGATGAGGCGGCTGATAAAATTCGTCAGCAAGGCGGTACCTTTCAAACCTCCGTTGCAAAGGATACAACCTATCTTGTAGCTGGTGGAAACGTGGGTGCTAGTAAGCTTGAGAAGGCTAAAAAATACGGCACGAAAATCATCGATGAGCAGGCTCTGTTGGCACTTTTGAAATAA
- a CDS encoding HD domain-containing protein, which produces MEPSIERIADLQQFVADFSKVTRVPLLSDTNRLENDVDHSYGLALTCWYLAPKIAPDLNLEKIFKYALSHDIVELHAGDTFVFADTAEVASKSEREDAAIETLYEEWPDFSEMVDYAKGYKEKIDEEAKFVKAVDKILPLIIIEQGEGSDFWNRHKITLDMERKNKVTILVSDYVAPYYDQIIVWLEERGNMHKPKL; this is translated from the coding sequence ATGGAACCCTCGATTGAACGCATCGCCGATCTACAGCAGTTTGTCGCAGACTTTAGTAAGGTAACACGAGTACCCCTGCTTAGTGACACCAATCGGCTTGAGAATGACGTGGATCATAGCTACGGGCTAGCGCTCACCTGCTGGTACCTAGCGCCAAAGATAGCACCCGATCTCAACCTGGAAAAGATCTTCAAATATGCGTTGTCTCACGATATTGTGGAGCTTCATGCTGGCGACACATTCGTTTTTGCCGACACAGCAGAAGTTGCCAGCAAATCCGAACGGGAGGATGCCGCAATTGAGACACTTTACGAAGAATGGCCGGATTTTTCCGAAATGGTCGATTACGCAAAAGGTTACAAAGAAAAGATAGATGAAGAGGCAAAATTTGTAAAAGCAGTCGATAAAATTCTTCCGCTCATTATTATTGAGCAAGGCGAAGGTAGCGACTTTTGGAATCGGCACAAAATTACCCTTGATATGGAACGAAAAAACAAAGTGACTATTCTCGTTTCCGACTACGTTGCGCCGTATTACGACCAAATTATTGTATGGCTTGAAGAGCGCGGTAATATGCACAAACCAAAACTATAG
- a CDS encoding ABC transporter ATP-binding protein: protein MVVLQVVGAIISALLPLITTYYAALTTTALAGAYAGDHAAGQQAILYVIITSILGILMTVWRSIEQFTTQLMRYKIEAGISDRMYEHFLSLDFWRYDDKDTADMYDKAKQFSQFFAYVFDRLAGIVALVLVNWILGIILVLAIIPGIIIQFKLSRAQTKHWNENVEVRRAKSQIEWNLFEPQYIAELRLYSLVRHLLDLRTKLRDKDEKQRIEFERKYIFKRLGADALEAGAEVITLLFTVVQIIGRAQPVGQFLYVQQVVSRALGGASSFVGQINMVDEDIANLFDYQKFMSLPEHRSGHHMVREAPNIIELRNVSFRYPNAKADVLQGISLTIKKHQHVAIVGENGAGKSTLIKILTGLYIPSSGNVEVDGKDLRDINTESWHRLLGVLRQDYLAFSFATARENIYFGDVTRPMDSERFNKAVDKAEARKFLRNSRNNTTAMFIHGWKTLKVM from the coding sequence ATGGTGGTCCTTCAGGTAGTAGGGGCGATTATTAGCGCGCTATTACCACTTATCACCACGTACTATGCGGCACTAACGACCACCGCGTTGGCGGGGGCGTATGCGGGTGATCACGCGGCAGGCCAGCAGGCGATTTTATATGTAATAATAACGTCTATTCTCGGTATATTAATGACCGTATGGCGGAGTATCGAGCAGTTTACTACCCAGCTGATGAGATACAAAATCGAGGCAGGGATCAGCGATCGTATGTACGAGCATTTTTTATCGCTTGATTTTTGGCGCTACGACGACAAAGACACGGCCGATATGTACGATAAAGCAAAACAGTTTTCACAATTTTTTGCCTATGTTTTTGACCGACTCGCTGGTATCGTTGCGCTTGTTTTGGTTAACTGGATACTCGGTATTATCCTTGTACTGGCTATAATTCCGGGCATCATCATTCAGTTCAAATTGTCGAGAGCACAAACGAAACACTGGAACGAAAATGTTGAGGTCCGTCGTGCCAAAAGCCAGATCGAATGGAATCTTTTTGAGCCGCAGTACATTGCAGAATTACGACTCTATTCTCTTGTTCGTCATCTGCTCGACCTTCGCACAAAGCTTCGTGACAAAGATGAAAAACAAAGGATAGAGTTTGAGCGTAAATATATCTTTAAGCGCCTCGGTGCAGATGCTTTAGAGGCGGGCGCCGAAGTAATCACACTGCTTTTCACAGTTGTACAAATAATAGGTCGTGCGCAACCTGTGGGTCAATTTCTGTATGTTCAGCAAGTTGTGAGTCGGGCACTTGGCGGAGCGAGCAGCTTTGTCGGCCAAATAAATATGGTTGACGAAGATATTGCAAATCTATTTGACTATCAAAAGTTTATGTCCTTACCCGAACATCGTTCGGGTCATCATATGGTTCGTGAAGCTCCGAATATAATTGAGCTAAGAAACGTTTCGTTTCGCTACCCTAACGCCAAAGCGGATGTTCTTCAAGGCATTTCTCTCACTATTAAAAAGCATCAGCATGTAGCGATTGTGGGCGAAAATGGTGCAGGTAAATCCACTCTCATTAAAATTCTTACAGGCCTTTACATACCATCGTCAGGAAATGTTGAGGTGGACGGGAAAGACCTCCGCGATATAAATACGGAAAGCTGGCATCGCTTACTTGGTGTTTTGCGCCAAGACTATCTAGCTTTTAGTTTTGCGACGGCACGCGAAAATATTTATTTTGGCGACGTTACCCGGCCTATGGATAGTGAACGTTTCAACAAAGCTGTCGATAAGGCAGAGGCACGGAAGTTCCTGAGAAACTCCCGAAACAATACGACAGCTATGTTCATCCATGGATGGAAGACTCTGAAGGTAATGTAG
- a CDS encoding ABC transporter permease → MMYHIRATFATTRRIFGQLSHDPRTVALIFVVPCLLMTLFRWLFSDNLAVFDRVAPALLGVFPFVIMFIITSITTLRERTGGTMERLMALPIGKFDLIMGYMMAFGLLAIIQALLVSVLILYGFNLDVTGPHWFLVAMALADALLGAALGLFVSAFAKTEFQAVQFMPALVFPQILIGGLFIPLSQMPSALESIAYYLPLTYAIDALNEVVSHMDVTDNAWRDMSVVGAFVVGALLLAAITLRRRNK, encoded by the coding sequence ATGATGTATCATATTAGGGCTACATTCGCTACAACGCGTCGCATATTCGGTCAGCTCTCGCACGATCCACGCACGGTGGCTCTTATCTTTGTTGTCCCGTGTCTACTCATGACACTTTTTAGGTGGTTATTCAGCGACAACCTGGCAGTATTTGATAGAGTTGCTCCTGCGCTACTTGGCGTATTTCCGTTTGTTATTATGTTCATAATTACGTCTATCACAACGCTCCGTGAGCGTACAGGCGGTACGATGGAGCGTCTTATGGCGCTTCCTATCGGCAAATTCGACCTGATAATGGGATATATGATGGCATTCGGTCTGTTGGCTATTATCCAAGCTTTGCTTGTAAGCGTTCTTATTTTATACGGATTCAATCTGGACGTTACGGGCCCTCATTGGTTCTTGGTGGCCATGGCGCTTGCCGATGCACTTCTTGGAGCCGCACTGGGCCTTTTTGTAAGTGCGTTTGCAAAGACAGAGTTTCAAGCTGTTCAATTTATGCCTGCGCTCGTATTCCCCCAAATCCTTATCGGTGGCTTATTTATTCCGCTAAGTCAGATGCCCAGTGCACTTGAGTCGATCGCGTACTATTTGCCGCTGACCTATGCCATCGATGCCCTTAATGAAGTCGTGAGCCACATGGATGTTACGGATAATGCCTGGCGGGATATGTCGGTAGTCGGCGCATTTGTAGTCGGTGCACTTCTTTTAGCTGCCATTACACTTCGTCGTCGCAACAAATAA
- a CDS encoding RNA-binding protein, translating to MAQQNLFIGKLAFATTDDGLKAYFEQIGEVESARIITDRDNNNRSKGFGFVSFVNDDDNQKAIDKLDNTELDGRTISVSLARPKEDRPRRDFNGGGNRDNNGGGSFRQRSW from the coding sequence ATGGCACAACAAAATCTATTCATTGGTAAGCTAGCTTTCGCTACTACCGATGATGGTCTCAAAGCTTACTTTGAGCAAATTGGTGAAGTTGAAAGTGCACGTATCATCACTGATCGTGACAACAACAACCGCAGCAAAGGCTTCGGTTTTGTTAGCTTCGTCAACGACGATGACAACCAAAAAGCTATCGACAAGCTCGACAATACTGAGCTTGATGGCCGCACTATTAGTGTGAGCCTTGCCCGCCCTAAGGAAGACCGTCCACGACGCGATTTCAATGGCGGCGGCAACCGCGACAACAATGGCGGTGGTTCATTCCGTCAGCGCAGCTGGTAG
- a CDS encoding ABC transporter ATP-binding protein: protein MKQEPAIVSKNLVVKKERDTILDDLSFEVTRGTVTGLIGPSGSGKTTLMRAIVGVQKYKGSLTVLGEAAGSKELRKKIGYVTQAPAIYQDLTILENIRYFGTLTGASKSQVKAIIDKVHLTEQRHQLVERLSGGQKARVSLAVALLGDPDMLVLDEPTVGLDPLLRQDLWRLFKDMALAGKTLLVSSHVMDEAEQCDNLLLLREGKLLWQDTKDELLAATKTNSVQDAFMVAIKKEGKA, encoded by the coding sequence ATGAAGCAAGAGCCTGCCATTGTCTCGAAAAACCTGGTGGTAAAAAAAGAGCGCGACACTATTCTTGACGATCTCTCCTTTGAAGTAACAAGAGGAACGGTGACTGGACTAATCGGCCCAAGCGGCTCAGGCAAGACGACACTTATGAGGGCCATTGTTGGTGTTCAAAAATATAAAGGCTCGCTGACAGTACTGGGTGAGGCCGCTGGAAGTAAAGAGCTGCGAAAAAAAATCGGATATGTCACGCAGGCGCCCGCCATCTATCAGGACCTTACTATTTTAGAAAACATTCGTTATTTCGGAACACTCACGGGAGCATCAAAGTCTCAAGTAAAAGCTATTATCGACAAGGTGCATTTAACTGAGCAGCGCCATCAACTGGTTGAGCGGCTTTCGGGAGGGCAGAAGGCGCGTGTTTCGCTTGCCGTTGCTCTGCTTGGTGATCCTGATATGCTGGTGCTTGATGAGCCAACCGTAGGACTTGATCCACTGCTTCGCCAAGATTTGTGGCGGCTTTTTAAGGATATGGCACTGGCTGGCAAAACGCTTCTTGTTTCAAGTCATGTAATGGATGAAGCAGAACAGTGCGATAATCTCCTTCTTCTTCGCGAAGGAAAGCTATTGTGGCAAGATACAAAAGACGAATTGTTGGCTGCTACAAAAACAAATTCCGTACAGGATGCGTTTATGGTTGCGATCAAAAAAGAGGGAAAAGCATGA
- a CDS encoding non-canonical purine NTP pyrophosphatase has protein sequence MTETKESVMDDLPVFITGNQDKANYLASMLGISLEHQKVSLDELQSTHLEEIVEHKVKQAYSILQKPVLVEDVSLGFTALGGLPGPFIKFFVETPDGLENVCRMLDGFSDRSAVAECVFGYYDGQRIETFRGSLKGTIAKHPRGQNGYGWDTIFEPLGYGGKTRAELGPEDDKHTYEMIKPFQALRDFLGKEAS, from the coding sequence ATGACCGAGACGAAGGAGAGCGTAATGGATGACCTCCCTGTATTTATTACTGGCAATCAAGATAAAGCAAATTATCTGGCGAGTATGCTGGGCATTTCGCTTGAGCATCAAAAAGTGTCGCTTGATGAATTACAGTCAACACATTTGGAAGAAATTGTTGAGCACAAAGTCAAGCAAGCATACAGCATACTTCAGAAGCCCGTATTGGTCGAAGATGTCTCGCTTGGTTTTACGGCACTCGGTGGCCTCCCGGGGCCTTTCATTAAATTTTTTGTAGAAACTCCTGATGGACTCGAAAACGTATGTCGTATGCTGGATGGCTTTTCTGACCGCTCGGCTGTTGCCGAATGCGTTTTCGGGTACTATGATGGCCAGCGTATAGAAACGTTTCGAGGGAGCTTAAAGGGAACTATTGCAAAGCACCCACGAGGTCAAAATGGATATGGTTGGGATACCATTTTTGAACCGTTAGGTTACGGAGGTAAAACTCGTGCCGAGTTAGGCCCAGAAGATGATAAGCATACGTACGAAATGATAAAACCGTTTCAAGCGTTGAGGGATTTTCTTGGAAAGGAAGCCAGCTGA
- a CDS encoding M48 family metalloprotease produces MYSAIAANKRNTIIIMALFIGLVGAVGWTISYFYGNHSIAYWVIGVAAIYALIQYFLAAKLATLVTGAKEIEKRDNPRLYRIVENLTITTGMPMPKVYVIDDPAPNAFATGRDPKHAIVAATTGILEVMNDRELEAVMAHEISHVRNYDIRVSMIAFGLVSAIGILSDIALRMMFFGDHRDNNNSSNPIVLVIGIVLIILAPIIATLIQLAISRQREYLADASGVMTTRDSEGLAQALEKLKEYGRPMKQQSSTTAHLFLNDPLKPGFFSKLFSTHPPLDERIVRLRNNAEKF; encoded by the coding sequence ATGTACAGTGCAATAGCAGCCAACAAGCGAAACACGATAATCATCATGGCACTTTTTATAGGGCTTGTTGGTGCTGTGGGCTGGACAATCAGCTACTTCTACGGTAATCATTCTATCGCCTATTGGGTTATTGGTGTGGCTGCAATATATGCACTAATTCAATACTTTTTGGCGGCAAAATTAGCAACACTTGTAACGGGTGCAAAAGAAATAGAAAAAAGGGACAATCCACGGCTATACCGAATTGTAGAGAATCTTACGATTACGACAGGTATGCCGATGCCGAAAGTATACGTTATTGACGACCCTGCTCCGAATGCATTTGCAACTGGGCGCGATCCAAAGCATGCGATTGTAGCGGCGACAACAGGTATTCTTGAAGTTATGAATGATCGGGAATTAGAAGCAGTGATGGCGCATGAAATTAGCCATGTCCGTAACTATGATATTCGGGTAAGTATGATCGCCTTCGGGTTGGTAAGCGCGATCGGTATTCTTTCGGATATCGCACTCCGTATGATGTTTTTTGGGGACCACCGTGATAATAACAATAGCAGTAACCCGATAGTTTTAGTCATAGGCATTGTGTTGATTATACTCGCCCCCATTATCGCTACCCTTATCCAACTTGCGATCAGTCGTCAACGAGAATATTTAGCTGATGCAAGCGGTGTCATGACAACACGCGATTCAGAAGGGCTCGCACAAGCCCTAGAGAAGTTAAAAGAGTATGGACGTCCTATGAAACAGCAGAGCTCAACTACTGCGCATTTATTTTTAAACGATCCACTAAAACCAGGCTTCTTTAGTAAGTTATTCAGCACACACCCACCGCTTGACGAACGTATCGTGCGACTTCGTAACAATGCCGAGAAATTTTGA